The Paramormyrops kingsleyae isolate MSU_618 chromosome 23, PKINGS_0.4, whole genome shotgun sequence sequence tttttttcccttttcctcACTCCATGCATTATTCCACAAGCACTGAATATTCAAGAACAACCCTCAGCCCAAAGTATTGGTAAGGCTGCATTCATTTGACCTTTTAATTTTTaagtattattttataatttcatTGTGCTGGTTTCCTCTGGATAATCTGGTTTCGTCCCATAGTCTGATATTTTGCCATTATATGAATTAGAGTCTCAAATTCCCCTCTTGCATGTGATTGTGTTTGAGTGTGTAGCCTGCAGTGGCCTGGGGTCCTGTCCACCATGTGTCCTGCTCTCACCTCAGTCCTGTACTGATTGAGAGTCTGTGGGTGGTGGATTGATTTGGCATTTTAATACAACACACAGTAAAACTTGCAATGGCAGCTTTAAAACCATGCCTTTAAACACACTATCTGCAGATGAGTACCATTGCTGTGGTAGCCTGGAGGTTGATTTTCCAGAGGTTTGTGCTCTGTTGGGAATGAACAGGATACCTGTGGTGACCACACAACCTAAGGCCTCATCGCCGACTGCTGAGTCCATCCCCACTGGTAGGTGCAGATCTCAAAAACAGTTCAGGTACACCAATAAAGCACTGTTtatatcaggggtctccaactccggtcctggagagctaccgtccagtaggttttctatcctacccggcttctgatgagccacacctgttctcaggtaaataccaggagcaggtgtggctcatcagaagccgagtgggacagaaaacctactgggtagtagctctccaggaccggagttggagacccctggtttatATACTATAGCAAATGTTGCTATTGCATTGTATTAATTTTGCATAGCACAATACTGTGAAAAACATGGTTATTAGCAATTTGCTCCCATCAACTAGCAATCTAGACAACCATATGGGatgcagggggcagctaattcagtacCTGGGAGTAATACCTTAGTCAGAGTActtcagtggtaccttgctggttggggattcaaaccagcaacctttcaatagCAAGTGCACTTTCCTacccattaggccaccactgccccacCACTACTGCCTTCCCATGGTGATGTGCCCAAAATGTTCAATCTGGTCATTTTGGCTTCAAGTGAATGTTTAGGCTTGAAATGATCAAAATCCACATGCTTGTTTTCCTTTTGGTCCATTTCATTCTTTAAAAGTCTTAGCAATCACATCTTTTGAAGGCATCAGTACCACGTTGCCTTAGGAAAGTGCTGCTATGTATTACTCTTATAAAGGAGGTATTTCTCACTGATTTGACTGATCATGCTAAAGTCACAGCTTTTCCAAATCCCTTGCATCAGCAGATAAAACTCAACTGCAGAAGGATCACTAAGGGGGAAAGCCGACTGGTACTAATGCCTGTTTTCGTAATATTCCATATGATGCATCACTTGCAGCACTCTGACCAAGATCAGTGTTACAGAGTTGAGCTGAAGCAGGCTGCAATCCTCAAGCTAATAAATACCTTAAAGAAGCCAGTATTCAGAGAGAAAACATTGATTAGGCAGTTTCAGTATGGAATATCTGACAGGGAGACTGCTCTGTTTAAGAAGACTCCTTCCATTGTGGTAACAGTACGTTTCACAAACCACTCACTTGCCCCCCCACTATTCAGGCTGAAGGTAAGCcacttttacttattgattatATTGATTATTAAAGGGCAGACAGAAACCAGAGAAGATAGGTGGTACTACTAATATtattcatttataataatattcatttattttacttttgttACGCAGATATTCATTTTGAAActcattttttttcagttcacAGATATTTTTAAAGGAGTTTTAACAGTTTGAGAACCATGCTTATTctaaaaaatctttaaaaaaacaccCAGATCCAAATTAGTTCAGAGGCTCCTCCTGGAGccgccaccttatcgtggtggaggggtttgcgtgttccagtgatcccaggagctaagttgcccggggctttatgcccctggtagggtcacccaaggcaaacaggtcctgggtgaggaaccagacgaagtgcggctcaaaagaccccttatGAAGAAAAACATGATGGAAACATGTTTTCCCTTGCTAGGACGCGGGTCACCGttgcccccccctggagccaggcctgggggtggggctcgatggcgagcgcctggtggccaggcctatacccatggggcctggtcgggcacagcccgaacaaggcacgtgggtcccccctccaatgggctcaccacccagaggaggggccataggggttgggtgcgttgtgagctgggcagtagccaaaggcagggaccttggcggtccgattctcggctgcagaagctagctcttgggacatggaatgtcacatctctgatggggaaggagcctgagctggtgcgcgaggttgtgaagttccggctagacatagtcggcttcacctcgacgcacggcttgggctctggaaccagtctcctcgaagggggttggaccctcttccactctggagttgcctgcggggagaggcgccgagcgggggtgggcatacttattgccccctggctgggcgcctgtacttTGGGGTTTActgcagtggacgagagggtagcctcccttcgccttcgggtggggggacgggttctgactgttgtttgtgtttatgtgccGAGCgacagttcagagtacccaccctttttagagtccctggaaggggtgttggagaacactcattctggggactctcttgttctgctgggggacttcaatgctcacatgggcaatgacagtgagacctggagtggcgtgattgggtggaacggcccccccgatctgaacccgagtggtgttctgttgttgaacttctgtgctcgtcatggattgtccataattaacaccatgttcaggcataaaggtgttcatatgtgcacctggcaccaggacaccctaggccgcagttcgatgatcgactttgtagtcgtgtcgtcggacttgcggccgcatgtcttggacactcgggtgaagagaggggcggagctgtcaaccgatcactacctggtggtgggttggctccgctggtgggggaggaagccggccaggcctggcagacTCAAGcatatagtgcgggtctgctgggaacgtctggcagaatcccctgtgaggaggagtttcaactcctacctctggcagaacttctcccatgtcctgGGGAAggtgggggacattgagtccgaatgggccatgttccgcgcctccattgtggaggtagctgaccggagctgtggccgtaaggtggtcggtgcctgtcgcggcggcaatccgcgaacccgctggtggacaccagtggtgagggatgctgtgaagctgaagaaggagtcctattgggcctttttagcctgtgggactccagaggcagctgacaggtgccggcaggccaagcgggttgcagcttcggcggtcactgaggcaaaaacttgggTTTGGGAGGAGCTtagtgaggccatggaaaatgacttccggacggctttgagtcgattctggtccaccatccggcagcTCCAGgcaggaaagcggtgcaacatcaacactgtttatggtggggatggggtgctgctgacctcaacccgggacgttttgggtcagtggaaggagtacttcgaagacctcctcaatcccaccgacatgcattccaatgtggaagcagagtatggggacttgggtgtggactcccctatcttgGGGGCagaggtcactgaggtggtcaaaaagctcctcggtggccgagccccgggggtggatgagatccgcccggagttccttaaggctctggatgctatggggctgtcctggttgacacacatctgcagcatcgcgtggacatcaggggcagtgcctctggactggcagaccggggtggtggtccccctttttaagaagggggaccagagggtgtgctccaactatagggggatcacactcctcagcctccctggtaaggtctattcgggggttctggagaggagggtccaccggattgtcgaacctcggattcaggaggagcagtgtggttttcgccccggccgtagaacagtggaccagctctatactctccgcaggattctggagggttcatgggagtttgcccaaccagtctacatgtgttttgtggacttggagaaggcattcgaccgtgtccctcggggagtcctgtggggggtgctccggaagtatggggtgccgggcttccttttaagggctgttcggtctctgtatgaccggtgccagagtctggtccgcatgagtgGCAATAAGttggacttgtttccggtgagggttagCTGCCCTTTGtgaccgattctgttcatagtttttatggacagaatttctaggcgcagccagggtgttgagggtgtccggtttgatGACCTCAGGgataggtctctgctttttgcagatgatgtggtcctgttggcttcatcggaccgtgaccttcagctctcgctgggacagttcgcagccgagtgtaaagtggctgggatgagaatcagcacctccaaatccgagaccatggtcctcagccggaaaagggtagaatgctctctccaggtcggggatggggtccttccccaagtggaggagtttaagtatctcggggtcttgttcacgagtggggggacgatggagtgGGATATCGACAGGCGGATTGGTGCGGCGTCTgcagtgatgcgggcactgcatcggtctgtcatggtaaagatggagctgagccaaaaggtgaagctctcgatttaccagtcgatctacgttcccaccctcacctatggtcacgagctgtgggtagttaccgaaagaacgagatcgcgagtgcaagcggccgaaatgagtttcctccgcagggtggctgggctctcccttagagatagggtaaggagctcggttattcgggagggactcagagtagagccgctgctcctccgcattgagaggagtcagatgaggtggctcgggcatctgattaggatgcctcctggacatctccctggtgaggtgttccgggcttgtcccactgggaggaggccctggggaagacccaggacacgctggagggactatgtctctcggctggcctgggaacgccttgggattctcccagaggagctggatgaagtggccggggagagggaagtttGGGTTTctctgctgagactgctgcccccgcgaccctacctcggataagcgggagataatggatggatggatggatggaaatgggGTGGAACAGTAAACCTAAGTTTGTTTACTCATACTACATCAAGGTCAAATGCACGGCATGATGTGGTGTGTGAACTCACTCTTGGGTAAAATGGACTTATTCTGGAATCCATAAACGTTGATGCAAATAAGTGAGTAGCAAGGCTCGGTGTGAATGTGGGTTTGGCCAGTTCTCTTTATTGGCAACGATGGAAGTGGAGCTGTGAATGAATAACATGCATAGCCCTAAACAAAACAAAGGTGtgttatttgccatttgcacaagtacaggtcagagcatgtgagcggagcggagcggtgagaatttccgctcctcgctcacgaggctgttggctccgcccgctcctccgctctaatttgcactaagccgctccgctcaacaccgctcctcgctccactaaaatgtcctcccactccagtcaaatcgctccacgctcgctccaatttaaaagaggaacaaataatctgcatgcctaacaaatgtcaccttaaaccgaagccttatgtcataaagaaatatgagcaacggcaacattgccagtcagaacagaaaatgtttatttttaagcaacctatcggcaacaacggacaggtttggaaatggcattccacacaaaaataggcttaaaaataaaggaatcagtgggtttaatagcctaaagaatatacagacacgttttaaattcctcaattttttctgttgatgcagcacgtatctaaaataaaattttacgttacgtgaaattaaaaaaaaatcttattagacctactttgaatgacaaaacgaatttatttgattaccaatatttactttataggcttttatacttaattaatttactttatagacttgatatgctacaaccatataaaacttgcacgcgttttgctctggcttccgcttgttcgtgtagcacactcatgtttctgagaaaagtgattccaaagtgaatctttactcactgaaacagtttcaccatattgttgttcttgctgtacattcttgtcatctatacgtttgataagaatagtacacttgtatgatttatcagttttctttgtgaaatactttgcgaattccatctcggccaatttgtgtaacagtcttgataattgtacagatgaattctgggtagatttgggcacgcctcagaattgtagtgtgagcggtatcggagcgaaattggagcgagacaaagcgaccgctccagccttaattagaaaacccgctccgcgctctgaccaaattccgcccgctccgctcctcgctcacgctccgctccgctcacatgctctggtacaGGTATATTGTAATGCTTCTCTTCATTGACcccatcttgttctccatggctaggggggggggggggggtcacaggacAGGGTCAGCTAAcatgcagcacccctggagctggggttaagggccatgctTAAGGGCCCATGAACGTGAGACTCTTCTGCGAAGGCCTGCTaagacttagcccactgagccactcaccaccCCACATATGACCTCATGTTGAATTTTGCCTGACTGAGTCATGTTTGATGAGTTGATTACCTCCCAGGTccataatacataatatacaCTGACCCACTGACTGAGAGATGCCTGTAAGCGGACGTAATAGAACATTAGTGGATGTATCGCTTAGTGCAACATGTGCAGGAGAATGGGCAGCGCTGCCAACTGTATAATGGCTCACTGTCCATATCTAACTTGTaacacagtatgcatacagtAATGTATGTGTGACAGCTACAATAAGCAGATACGATTCATATACAGTGCCTGTACTGTGCTATTTTGTtacattaaaacatattttctttATGTTGGTTTTGTAGGTTTCGTTATTGACATTTATCTTTACCACTGCAGACCACTGTAAACAGCAGTATTTTTTGCTGGCACGAATATGACATATATACCATAAAGTCCCCAAATCCCATCATGCTCAAAATTGTGAATTCAGTGCTACAGTGTGAAATGTAACCACCAATGTGTATGAAACTTGGGCTACATGCACCCAGGGTCAACATTATAAAATACTTATTTAAATACTGATATTCCAAAAGTAAGAAGCATAAATCTCTCCTTTATGTTGCAGAAGACAGTCTGGCAAAAGTCCGTGATGAAGCCACCACCCAGTGGTCTCCTAAGCCCTGTCTGCAGGCAGAGCTGGAGACAGAGGATCCTCACAGCGTGAGGGAGCTCAGGATCTTTGGTGAGCACGTCAATTAGCACCACCTGCTGAATGTGTCAACACAGTGTCTGCACTCAGCTAGTTTGCTGCTGCCATCTCTATTTAGGCATGTTGATTCAAGATGAGGGAAACAGGGAGGAGGGGGTTGCTGGCTTGGCTTGGGTGTTATTGGTATTTTGGGTATACTGCTGTATTTTGTTTCAAAAATACCCACCTGTGACAACGCAATATGTAGTAACGgcgcattatgtaataactcgacAGATTGCAATGAACtgaatgatgataataataacgataatgatgatgatgatattaATTGGGTAATGttacaatataaaattataatgtagTCATGAATTTGTAACATTTTATCGAATTACTATATAATGTGGTGTTATTGCATAATGTGTTGTTACATGGTGTGTGACAATGCATAATGTAGTAACCTCACATTATGTGATGAaaaattgttacattttgtgGAGTTATTAAATAATGCGGCATTATTATATAATGCAttgtaacaccccccccccacacacacacacattttatttggaagtactgatttttaaaataacataaaaatacCATATATCATAGTATAATGTCTTGTACGGTCTAGCATTATTCAGAATGAGATACCGCCCAAGCATAGTGCTAGCTAGGTTGGGGTGTTGCAAGACTTGTTGACTTGGGAGAGGGGGGGCCTGGTGGTAAGATTTGCCAACTAAGGCTAAAAGGTGATGGTATTAAATTTACTGACCAGGTGGAGCAGGGTTGCAGCAGTAAACCATCTTGCTAGTTAATTTTAACTCTACTAAATAGCAGAACAACAGATTTCTGGGACATTGACTGTCATTTGCGGGTGTCAGGGAGCTACTGTCAATTTGTGGGAGCCTCCTGGAACTTCTGGGAGAAGTGGGCAGTCTGATGTTTAATAATGACTCTTTTTTGGATACTTCTTGTGGTGTTAGAGATCTGGGTTGAGACAGGTAATAACGCACAGTACAGAGTACTTATCCAAACGCTCCAGTATTAACATGAGTTCCTCAAATCAGGCTGGAAGGCTGACGAGTTGACCATGCAGGCCCTGAGCAAGATACTGCCATCCCTGAGCAACCTGCAAAGGCTGCAGTGAGTTTTGTGGAGATGGGGCACAAAGAGGGGAGTGGGAGTGGCCAGTGAGGCATGTGCTGTGGAATAGAGGTAAATTTTGAAGGACAAACTCAACCAGGAGGTAAAGAAGAGAAGTAGTAGTGAGTGAAATAAAGCCTTATTCTTTGTTAGTGCGAGATACGTTGCTTTTAACTGAAGTTCTAAATACATGTGTTTCTTATAACTATTAATAAGCTGTGATCTGACAATATGCATATGTATCATTCATACAGTCTATGGAGAGCAGGCTTGACTGAGCAAACTCTAACTTCGTTAAAGAGcactgtgtctctctgtctcaaCCTCAGGTAATTGGCCCCTGGGAGCAGTGTGTCCATTAGCCTGGATATCATTAAGCCTCCCGGCCTCTTTGGCTCTAACCGTAGCACTTTTCCTGTAGATGAATTAAGATGTAACCGAAAATCGGTGCCACaaggactgtctgccctccacTCAGGTTGCACTCCCCCATCTCTCTGACAGGACTGTGGTTTTAGAAGGAAATCCCCTTCCAGAACAAGCTTTCCACATCCTCATCGCTGAAGACAGCCCGTGGGTCTTTATCAATCTCTCACAAATGCTCCACACACAtgaatgcagacacacagaaatacacaccacatgtactgatgtacagaaagatacacacacaacacataCAACACGGACACAAACGCGCACAGGCACATTGGAAAGCGGGTTCAGGTACAGTACATAATTTACTGGTCCTTTCTGAGCTTTCCGAACATCTGCTTTGGTCCTTGTGCCAGTGATCACCACCCTGCCCTATTCCTAGGCTGACCCACCTGTCCCTGCGGAACAACTGCATAGGGGAGAGAGGAGCTCATCTCATTGGTGCTGCACTGTCCACAGCAAGAGTGGCTAACAGGAGCTTGCTGTACCTTAACCTGGCCTTCAATTCAATTGGGGATGTAGGAGCCAAACACATCGCCCAGGTACAGTATAGCACTAAAAGCCAAAAGGCAGTTAGACTGTgatgcactttgcagcttaatGCGAATAGCTGAAGAAACCATCAAAATACCTTCTTCCTGTAACTTGCAGGGACTGCGGCTAAATCGGACCTTGTTGTGTCTCTCCCTGGCCTACAATCGCATTGGAGATGCTGGCGCTGCATATCTGGCAGAGGTATGTATCATCTGAGCCTTGTTGCTCTGTAAATTCATGCTGTGATATGTCTGTATGCAGACTGTGTGCCATATATTCTGGTGACCCCTGTTTCTACAGTCTGGAGCTCAGGTCTTATATTCTTTGGTGCCTCCTCTCTGTGCTTTCTCCACAGGTGCTGGGGCCCTTTGCACTCACTCATGATGAGATCGTAGAAAGGAGAAGGCAGATGGGCAAGTGGAATTCCTTGGTGAGAGGGACATACCTACCGATAGGGACATGTCCACTGACACAAACATATGTACTGATTGAAGCACATGTACTGACAAGGACATGATTATTTTTCGTAAGATTCCTCTCCATATAAATACCATTGATAATTTCTACTCTGTCTGCACTGTATTGCTTTGTTGTTTGTCTTGTTTATTGTCCATTATTCACATTA is a genomic window containing:
- the lrrc71 gene encoding leucine-rich repeat-containing protein 71, producing the protein MNMKRRGEKPPKEKTDRGLPAAEEETAALNIQEQPSAQSIDEYHCCGSLEVDFPEVCALLGMNRIPVVTTQPKASSPTAESIPTEDSLAKVRDEATTQWSPKPCLQAELETEDPHSVRELRIFGWKADELTMQALSKILPSLSNLQRLHLWRAGLTEQTLTSLKSTVSLCLNLRTVVLEGNPLPEQAFHILIAEDSPLTHLSLRNNCIGERGAHLIGAALSTARVANRSLLYLNLAFNSIGDVGAKHIAQGLRLNRTLLCLSLAYNRIGDAGAAYLAEVLGPFALTHDEIVERRRQMGKWNSLPSQTQIADSKNESWLSIASSSSLEPSMSNTTRSSTRKKDMPKKEENQTASEGNLTPGRKEETKLTGKGPDTKLARGKGVKPAAKEKNLSVFKQEVADQGSRLTHADKTVIPVSKVAETSEPEIPVLETEVQYREGKVIVLGNDVLTSLNLSGNRLTEQSLSSFLTSVSQQPAGGGLLRLSLSRNCFQEDCDAFLKLQELMTLRDPLSKTVPGDEEHEQAV